The Myxococcales bacterium region CCTTCCTGGCCAGCTCAGCCTTGCTCATAAGAAGTTCCTCGCGTAATTTCATCACGTTATTCGGTACATTGTTATTTTTCTGATTCATCAAGCCCACCCATCGTAAAAACAGATGCCATCGGCATCTGTTCCACATCATTAATAGAGGAATTATCGTCGTGACACCTATAATCGTCAAGACTTTTTAAACAAATTAAATAAATTATATGTATAATTATCTATAAATTATATTAAGATAATTGAGCTAACTATGCGTTTTATATGCGTTATCTCAAAAAAAGACCAAAATACCAGTCGACCACCATTTCACCAAAGAAAAGATAGAATATCGCGGCCATAACGAGGAAAGGCCCATACGGAATTGGGTGCTTTGAATCCTTCCTATAGAAGAGCATGAGACCGAGCCCTATCGCCGATCCTGCAATTGAAGAGAGAAAAAGCGTCACCAATGCACCACGCCATCCGAAAAAGGCACCGAACATCGCCGCAAGCTTGATGTCTCCGCCACCCAAGCCCTCGCGCTTTTTTATTTTCTCATATGAATAGGCCACCAAAAACAACAAACCACCACCGATCAGAATTCCTAGTATCGAGTCCAACGCTGAGGCTGCATATGAGCCCCTTTTATTTAAATATAGAGTCGCTAAAAATCCCGTAACGATCCCTGTCAGCGATATAGAGTCGGGAATGATCATGTGCCTGATATCTATAAGGGCAGCTATTATGAGCGGAATTACGAATAGAATCAGATAGATAAAAAACTGAACCGGCTCCCTGAAGTGATGCCAGAGCGATACCGCCATCACGATAGAGAGCAGCTCGACCATAGGATATGTAATTGAAATTCTATTTCTGCAGGATGAACATACTCCGCGCAGGAAAATATAGCTTATCAAAGGGATATTTTCCCATGGCCGTATGGCGTGACCGCATGAAGGACAGCGCGAACCCGGTCGGACAACCGATTTCCCCTCGGGAATCCTCACTATACAGACGTTCGCGAAGCTGCCGAGTATTGCGCCCATGGTTCCTGCCAGAAGATAGAGTACCCACCCCGGAAATATATGTAACATTCCGGACTTGTATCACAGCCGACGGACAATTCACAAGCAACCTTAGAATCTTGCTTAACATATCCCCGTATGTTAAGCGGAGCGCCTTGGCTGCTTTAAAGATCGGAGCGGATTTGAAAGAAAAAAACATCATAGAGGACCTGAAAAGGGTGGCATCCCTGTCGCGCCTCGGATTTGACGAGAAGAACCTCTCAATTCTAATCGAAAAGGCCAGGAGCATGCTCGGCTACATAGAGCAGCTAAACGAACTCGACACTGAAGGAATTGAACCGACCTCACACGCAGTACAGATCGAGGCACGCCTGCGAGAAGACTCTGTAGAGAGCTTTGAAGAACATGATAAAATAATCGAGATCGCCCCGGAAAAAAGCGGGCACTTCGTGCAGGTCCCAAAGGTGATCGATGCTGAATAGTTCTGAAATAAGATTTTCCTCCCTCTCCGATCTCTCCGAAATGCTTTCGGGCGAAAAGGCATCATCTGAAGAGATAACGAAGGCATTTCTCAATCTGGCGGAGAAGGAGAATGAAAACATAGGGGCCTTTCTTACGATAGCGCCGGAGCAGGCGATCGCCTCCGCCAGGGAATCTGACAAAAGGAGATCAAGAGGGGCGCCACTATCGCACTTCGATGGAATCCCAATAGCCCTCAAGGATGTATTCGTCACCAAAGGAATGCGCACCACATGCTCATCTAAAATGCTTGAAAATTACATTCCGCCCTACGATGGAACGGTGGTCGAAAAATTGAAAAATATGGGTTTTATCATCTTCGGCAAGCTCTCGATGGATGAGTTTGCAATGGGGACATCGAATGAACATTCCGCATTTGGACCGGTAAAGAACCCCTGGGATCTAGCAAGAACGCCCGGAGGATCGAGTGGAGGCTCTGCGGCAGCGATAGCGGCCGGGCTCACCCCAGTCTCTCTGGGAACGGACACCGGCGGGTCAGTGCGCCTTCCGGCTGCCTACTGCGGCATAGTGGGGCTAAAACCAACATACGGCAGGATCAGCCGATATGGAGTAGTTGCGTTCGCGAGCTCCCTCGATCAGGTGGGGCCGATGACCAGGAACGTATCGGACTGTGCAGCGATGCTCTCGGCGATAGCCGGATACGATCCGAAGGATTCAACCTCTATCCCCGGAGATCTCCCGAATTATCATTCTCTGCTAAGCGGAAAAATAGACGGCCTCAGGATAGGGATTCCATCTGAATTCTTTTCCGGTGGAATAGACGATGAAGTCAGATCTTCCATTGAAAACGCAATAAAGACCTGCGAAAAGCTCGGAGCAAAAACGGTTTCGATATCATTGCCCCATGCCAAGTATGCAGTCCCCTGTTATTATATCATTGCCACTGCCGAAGCCTCATCGAACCTCGCCCGCTACGACGGAATACGCTACGGATTTAGCGCTAAGAGGAACTTAAGCCTCGACGATCTGATGAAGGCTAGCAGAACCGCAGGTTTCGGCCCCGAGGTCAGCCTTCGTATTATCGTCGGGACCTACGTACTTTCATCTGGATATTATGACGCGTATTATCTGAAGGCCCAAAAAGTTCGCACGCTCATCAAAGAAGATTTTTTTGATGCCTTCAAAAAATGCGACCTGATCATGTCGCCGACATCGACCTCGTGCGCCTTCAAGCTCGGTGAAAGATCGGACGACCCTGTGCAGATGTACCTAAACGACATCTTCACAAGTCCTGTAAATCTCTCCGGCCTTCCAGGGATGTCAATACCATGCGGGTTCTCGCGTGAAGGGCTGCCGATCGGACTTCAAATTATAGGAAGGCCGCTCGATGAAGGCCGTATGTTAAACGTTGCCTACGCATATGAACAGGCTACGGAGTGGAAAACGAGGAGGCCGCCAATATGAAATACGAAGCGGTAATAGGCCTCGAGGTACACGCTCAGCTCAAAACCAGAACAAAGATGTTCTGTTCCTGTTCAACATCTTTCGGCGACAGGCCAAACAGCAACATCTGCCCAGTTTGCACGGGCCAGCCAGGCACGCTCCCAGTGGTGAATAAAAACGCGATCGAAATGGCAATCAAAACGGGACTGGCTGTAGGATGCACTATCAACACAAAGAGCATCTTCGCCAGAAAGAATTATTTCTACCCAGACCTCCCAAAAGGATATCAAATATCGCAGCACGAATTCCCGCTTTGCACCATGGGGTATATGGATATCACGTATGAAAAATCAACGAAAAGAATAGGGATTACGAGAATTCATCTCGAAGAGGATACGGGCAAATTGATGCACGACATGGGGAATCCAAATGAAAGCCATGTGGACTTCAACCGCTGCGGAGTTCCTCTCATAGAAATAGTCTCCGAACCCGACGTGCGCAATCCCAAAGAAGCTGGCGAATATTTAAGAACGCTTAGAAACGTACTCGTCTATCTCGATGTCTGCGAAGGCAACCTGCAGGAAGGGAACTTTCGATGCGATGCTAACGTATCGATAAGACCGATGGGGCAGGAGAAATTTGGCACGCGCAGTGAGATAAAAAATCTCAACTCCTTCAAAGCGGTTGAGCGTGCGATCGCCTATGAAATAGAGCGCCAGGTCAAACTTCTGGATTCAGAAGGAAAGATCGTTCAGGAAACGCGTCTTTGGAACGACGCTGCCGGAAAAACCGAAAGCCTTCGAAGCAAGGAGGAGGCTCACGACTACAGATATTTTCCGGACCCCGACCTTCTTCCTCTCAAGGTTTCTAATGAATGGATAGAGAAGGTAAGAAAGTCGATCCCGGAACTCGCACTGGAAAGATCCGCTCGCTTCGTCAGCCAGTATTCTATACCACGCTACGATGCCGATGTTCTTACCGATGAAAAGTCGATAGCCGATTATTTCGAAGATGTGGTTAAATCCGGAGCTCCGCCCAAGAAGGCATCCAATTGGGTCATGGGCGAAATTCTCCGGCAGCTCAATGAGGATGGATCTGAAATATCCGCATGCAAAATTTCACCCGCAGGCCTCGCACAGCTCATATCGCTGATAGAAAAAGGGGTTATATCCGGCACCATGGCAAAAGAGGTATTTGCCGAAATGTACCGAAGCGGAGAAAGTGCCGAAACAATTGTAAAAACTAAAGGGCTTACACAGATGAGCGACTCGTCGGAGATCGAAAAGATCGTCGACGATGTTATAGCAGCCAACCAAGCGCAACACGCACAATATAAGGCTGGCAAAGAAACCATTTTTGGATTCTTCGTCGGTCAGGTAATGAAAGCGTCAAAGGGAAAAGCCAATCCCGCAGTCGTGAACGAACTTCTGAAAAAGAAACTGTGAGGTGGTTAAAAGATGGATATCATAAAGACAATAGAGTGGCAGGGAGACAGAGTTGTAATGCTAGACCAAAGGCGCCTTCCAAGAGAGGAAGTCTACAATACCTATGAGGACTATCTGGAGGTGGCGCACGCAATCAAGAGCATGGTTATTCGCGGCGCGCCGGCCATAGGCGTCGCAGCAGCGATGGGCATGGCTCTGGGATCGATGGGAATAGGAATCGACAACTTCGACGACTTTTTCAAGAAACTCTCCACGATAGGTGACAAGCTCGCCTCCACGCGCCCTACTGCTGTCAACCTCTTCTGGGCGATAGAACGAATGAAAAATGCGGCGCTGGCGAACAGGGAAAGAGAAATACCTGAGATCGTTGAGGCACTAAAGCTGGAGGCGCTTAAAATTTATTCCGAAGATATCGAAGCCAATCACATGATAGGCAGAAACGGGGAAAAATTGCTGTCGGATGGGATGAGCATTTTGACCCATTGCAACGCCGGAGCTCTAGCCACAGCAGGTTTTGGAACGGCGCTTGGCGTTATCTACACCGCCACCGACGCCGGAAAACGCATCCACGTCTATGCCGATGAGACGCGCCCAAGGCTTCAGGGTGCGATGCTCACCGCGTGGGAGCTTCAAAAACACGGGATAGAAGTCACCGTAATATGCGATACGATGATGGGCAGCCTGATGCGCGCAGGAAAAATCAACGCGTGCATCGTAGGGGCTGACAGGATCGCTAGAAACGGGGATGTCGCCAATAAGATCGGTACCTATCAGGTAGCCGTTTTGGCCAAGCACCATAAAATTCCTTTTTACGTCGCCGCACCGCTTTCAACCATCGACATGACGATAAAAAATGGCTACGACATCCCAATAGAAGAGCGCGACCCGCATGAAGTAACACATATAAATTCTACGCAGATAACGCCTGATTATGTCGAGATATGCAATCCTGCATTCGACGTAACTCCTGCAGATCTGGTAAGCGCTATCATCACAGAAAGGGGAATAATAAAGGCTCCCTTTGAAAGTTCACTTGAAAAGATATTCTCGTAATTGTCTTGAAAACAACGAAATCACATTCAAAAATATCTTCAATATAAACTAACTTCAATCTAAACTAGCTGCGATTTGATCTGCCAGAGCACAGCCTTGCCAGTCAGCATTCACGAGTTACCGGTCACGACTCCTACAACGAGCCTCTTTTGGCGACTTTTTGACATCTTCTCCCAAAGCGATACTCGCGCACAACTTTAGCGTTCCTCTCTAGAATTAGCTTTTCTTTGAATAACACCTAATTACCCTTAAATTTTATCGGACCATGGCTGGCACGCCTCTTGCTTATAATCACGTTAGGAGAAGGCGATATGGCACACAGAGAGGCATTCCAGGAAATGGTCTTCAAGAGGGTGCTAGCGAGCTCCTCTGAGGAGTTCGATCACAGAAATTCGGCGGTTCTCTCATGCGGCGGAATATACATCCCTCATCGCGGTGACCCCAAGGTAAGGTTGATGAGCATACTCACCACCGCCAGAAAAGATGAACCGGT contains the following coding sequences:
- a CDS encoding prepilin peptidase; the protein is MLHIFPGWVLYLLAGTMGAILGSFANVCIVRIPEGKSVVRPGSRCPSCGHAIRPWENIPLISYIFLRGVCSSCRNRISITYPMVELLSIVMAVSLWHHFREPVQFFIYLILFVIPLIIAALIDIRHMIIPDSISLTGIVTGFLATLYLNKRGSYAASALDSILGILIGGGLLFLVAYSYEKIKKREGLGGGDIKLAAMFGAFFGWRGALVTLFLSSIAGSAIGLGLMLFYRKDSKHPIPYGPFLVMAAIFYLFFGEMVVDWYFGLFLR
- the gatC gene encoding Asp-tRNA(Asn)/Glu-tRNA(Gln) amidotransferase subunit GatC, producing the protein MKEKNIIEDLKRVASLSRLGFDEKNLSILIEKARSMLGYIEQLNELDTEGIEPTSHAVQIEARLREDSVESFEEHDKIIEIAPEKSGHFVQVPKVIDAE
- the gatA gene encoding Asp-tRNA(Asn)/Glu-tRNA(Gln) amidotransferase subunit GatA, translated to MLNSSEIRFSSLSDLSEMLSGEKASSEEITKAFLNLAEKENENIGAFLTIAPEQAIASARESDKRRSRGAPLSHFDGIPIALKDVFVTKGMRTTCSSKMLENYIPPYDGTVVEKLKNMGFIIFGKLSMDEFAMGTSNEHSAFGPVKNPWDLARTPGGSSGGSAAAIAAGLTPVSLGTDTGGSVRLPAAYCGIVGLKPTYGRISRYGVVAFASSLDQVGPMTRNVSDCAAMLSAIAGYDPKDSTSIPGDLPNYHSLLSGKIDGLRIGIPSEFFSGGIDDEVRSSIENAIKTCEKLGAKTVSISLPHAKYAVPCYYIIATAEASSNLARYDGIRYGFSAKRNLSLDDLMKASRTAGFGPEVSLRIIVGTYVLSSGYYDAYYLKAQKVRTLIKEDFFDAFKKCDLIMSPTSTSCAFKLGERSDDPVQMYLNDIFTSPVNLSGLPGMSIPCGFSREGLPIGLQIIGRPLDEGRMLNVAYAYEQATEWKTRRPPI
- the gatB gene encoding Asp-tRNA(Asn)/Glu-tRNA(Gln) amidotransferase subunit GatB is translated as MKYEAVIGLEVHAQLKTRTKMFCSCSTSFGDRPNSNICPVCTGQPGTLPVVNKNAIEMAIKTGLAVGCTINTKSIFARKNYFYPDLPKGYQISQHEFPLCTMGYMDITYEKSTKRIGITRIHLEEDTGKLMHDMGNPNESHVDFNRCGVPLIEIVSEPDVRNPKEAGEYLRTLRNVLVYLDVCEGNLQEGNFRCDANVSIRPMGQEKFGTRSEIKNLNSFKAVERAIAYEIERQVKLLDSEGKIVQETRLWNDAAGKTESLRSKEEAHDYRYFPDPDLLPLKVSNEWIEKVRKSIPELALERSARFVSQYSIPRYDADVLTDEKSIADYFEDVVKSGAPPKKASNWVMGEILRQLNEDGSEISACKISPAGLAQLISLIEKGVISGTMAKEVFAEMYRSGESAETIVKTKGLTQMSDSSEIEKIVDDVIAANQAQHAQYKAGKETIFGFFVGQVMKASKGKANPAVVNELLKKKL
- the mtnA gene encoding S-methyl-5-thioribose-1-phosphate isomerase; this encodes MDIIKTIEWQGDRVVMLDQRRLPREEVYNTYEDYLEVAHAIKSMVIRGAPAIGVAAAMGMALGSMGIGIDNFDDFFKKLSTIGDKLASTRPTAVNLFWAIERMKNAALANREREIPEIVEALKLEALKIYSEDIEANHMIGRNGEKLLSDGMSILTHCNAGALATAGFGTALGVIYTATDAGKRIHVYADETRPRLQGAMLTAWELQKHGIEVTVICDTMMGSLMRAGKINACIVGADRIARNGDVANKIGTYQVAVLAKHHKIPFYVAAPLSTIDMTIKNGYDIPIEERDPHEVTHINSTQITPDYVEICNPAFDVTPADLVSAIITERGIIKAPFESSLEKIFS